One Dermacentor andersoni chromosome 6, qqDerAnde1_hic_scaffold, whole genome shotgun sequence genomic window carries:
- the LOC126522722 gene encoding endothelin-converting enzyme 1-like — MVFTSVALLKIWWLAPKMGTCTTPGCIEHAKALKDAMNSSVKPCSDFYSFSCGSWKPVGHHRSVIETIFARSFDIAVQQLERSANDSDLPIAQLYFQSCLAKHSDTSLKEEVRKFAQFKRDLGLFWPEEWPENDSLAVPPLKVLINMSINWNINLIFKVRAMPGYKGRRKALFIERGLLNPKWGIETVEEMNRSVTEHCAYFEAPAPTLDQLNELKDVHKAVVGATLSFTPDPRDEERMELKDIDERTKSKKDKWQLYVNEIFFPDYKWEPQDVVLVQHSNILSSIDDLLESMEDKPLRLGIAWVFIRMNLWTVTGNARLRYNGSDTELALRRKTACLAHVAHTFGLVVSTRHLRARFSQQVRDYVGYVFENVKSQYRKHSADATWIDESVKTKLRAKMSENLDLNSLPGSAFFSNFTTGTLYKDFPKESAGSFFDNFVNVAKAFRKKLASDEFVTTFSKGLGDGRVATSYSYYYNSVYFAVGALEPPLFHVEGSFAITYGSLGTLLATSMARAFDDRGIMYDKGEESPWWSSGRDAYEDRLKCDLKAGTSRSGDDAARASSLWLPVLGLRTSYAAYRAAIKAEGLVDVFRLKGLEAYSDEQVFFMTYCLMTCAVGNNGDDCNVPVRQMRKFAQAFQCADGTPMNPSEKCAFF, encoded by the coding sequence ATGGTGTTTACCAGCGTGGCGTTGTTGAAAATATGGTGGCTTGCTCCCAAGATGGGCACGTGCACAACGCCGGGATGTATAGAGCACGCAAAGGCGCTCAAGGACGCCATGAACTCATCGGTCAAGCCGTGCTCCGACTTCTACAGCTTCTCGTGCGGCTCGTGGAAGCCCGTCGGTCACCACCGTTCCGTCATCGAAACGATTTTTGCCCGCTCTTTCGACATCGCGGTCCAGCAACTGGAGAGGAGTGCCAACGACTCCGACCTTCCTATTGCGCAGCTGTACTTCCAAAGCTGCCTTGCCAAGCACTCCGACACTTCGTTAAAGGAGGAGGTACGCAAGTTCGCGCAGTTCAAGCGAGATCTCGGCCTCTTCTGGCCCGAGGAATGGCCCGAGAATGACAGTCTGGCCGTGCCCCCTCTCAAGGTGCTGATAAATATGAGCATTAACTGGAACATCAACCTGATATTCAAGGTACGGGCCATGCCAGGGTACAAAGGTCGGCGCAAGGCACTCTTTATCGAGCGAGGACTGTTGAATCCCAAGTGGGGGATTGAGACGGTCGAAGAAATGAACCGGTCGGTCACAGAACACTGCGCGTACTTCGAAGCCCCTGCGCCTACGCTAGATCAGTTAAATGAGCTAAAAGATGTGCACAAAGCTGTGGTCGGTGCAACCCTGAGCTTCACGCCAGACCCTAGAGATGAGGAGAGGATGGAGCTGAAAGATATTGACGAACGTACGAAGTCTAAGAAAGACAAGTGGCAGTTATATGTGAACGAGATCTTCTTTCCCGATTACAAATGGGAACCCCAAGACGTCGTGTTGGTTCAGCACTCCAACATACTCAGCAGCATCGACGATCTGCTGGAAAGTATGGAGGACAAGCCGCTCCGGTTGGGCATCGCTTGGGTGTTTATCCGTATGAACCTTTGGACGGTCACTGGAAACGCGCGTCTGCGTTACAATGGCAGTGACACCGAGCTCGCGTTGAGAAGAAAGACTGCCTGCCTGGCTCATGTGGCGCACACGTTCGGCCTGGTTGTCTCGACCCGTCACCTGCGCGCACGCTTTTCACAACAAGTACGCGACTACGTGGGTTACGTCTTCGAAAACGTGAAATCCCAGTACCGAAAACACTCCGCCGACGCGACGTGGATCGATGAATCAGTCAAGACAAAGCTGAGAGCCAAGATGTCGGAAAACTTAGACCTCAACTCTTTGCCCGGCAGCGCATTCTTCTCCAACTTTACCACCGGGACATTGTACAAGGATTTCCCAAAGGAGTCGGCTGGCTCGTTTTTCGACAACTTCGTCAACGTAGCCAAGGCCTTTCGCAAGAAGCTGGCCTCGGACGAATTCGTCACCACCTTCTCCAAAGGGCTAGGCGACGGTCGCGTGGCCACATCGTACAGCTACTACTACAACAGCGTCTACTTTGCCGTCGGGGCGCTCGAGCCGCCGCTCTTCCACGTCGAAGGCTCGTTCGCCATCACGTACGGCTCGCTGGGCACGCTGCTGGCCACTTCCATGGCTCGGGCGTTCGACGACCGAGGCATCATGTACGACAAAGGAGAGGAATCCCCGTGGTGGAGCTCGGGCCGCGACGCCTACGAGGACCGCTTGAAGTGCGACCTCAAAGCCGGCACGTCTCGCTCCGGCGACGACGCCGCTCGCGCCAGCTCGCTGTGGTTGCCCGTGCTGGGCTTGAGGACCTCGTACGCGGCGTACCGTGCGGCCATCAAGGCCGAGGGCTTAGTGGACGTCTTCCGACTCAAGGGTCTCGAGGCGTACAGCGACGAACAAGTGTTCTTCATGACGTATTGCCTCATGACCTGCGCCGTGGGCAACAACGGCGACGATTGCAATGTGCCCGTGCGTCAGATGCGCAAGTTCGCCCAGGCCTTCCAGTGCGCTGACGGGACGCCCATGAACCCCAGCGAAAAGTGCGCTTTCTTCTAG